Proteins from one Hemibagrus wyckioides isolate EC202008001 linkage group LG16, SWU_Hwy_1.0, whole genome shotgun sequence genomic window:
- the supt20 gene encoding transcription factor SPT20 homolog isoform X3 has product MQQDLEYALDRAEYIVESARQRPARRRVSSSVRKSLYQKLYELYMEECEKEPELKNFRRNVNLLEKLVSQESLSCLVVNLYPGNEGYSLMLRGKNGSDSETIRLPYEEAELLDYLDAEELPPILVDLLEKSQVNIFHCGCVITEVRDYRQSGNTKMPSYQSRHVLLRPTMQTLICDVHAMTSDHHKWTQDDKLQLESQLILATAEPLCLDPSITVTCTANRLLYNKQKMNTRSMKRYFKRYSRAALNRQQELANLPTPPQLRLLDYLHKRKERKPPPVVDLKISKAGNCVDMWKQNGCHLTTPAEIDVEKYAVVEKSIKLEDSQPPQVWPAQDIKDDYIFECEVGGQPQRTKVTIFQSMGDPLVYGKIYSSNDPKVDEDVSDLHLIHPPFLLGSKVDADRFLSQYKDVYETDLKCEVKILHSSSNVGAQSQLSPARETEVDGISALVQSSVLGKGVKHKPPPIKLPSGSSTSSSGNPYSTQAPSGHLKCPTPPPSKSQSLSRKHSIEVGLLSPAALSPMQRSGTPKPSTPTPTNTPCSTPHPVDIQGATPSVTPTPQDPTVPQQQTLLAPFSQQQMALPVMTIPLPTSISTGTTSSQVMTNPAGLNFINVVGSVCSPQTLMAGSNPMLGCSPGINLSGILPSGGLMPSALPTMQPAASAGAPFGLNNTQSLRPLNLLQIPATPLIFNPLQQQQISQFSPQQQSSQSATSSPQQQNDSTEQGLTAEQGLAAQQTAVINLTGVGGFMPSQTVAILAPNAAANGYGSGAGASGSTATPTFRQPTKK; this is encoded by the exons ATG CAACAGGACCTAGAATATGCATTGGATAGGGCTGAG TACATTGTCGAAAGTGCTCGTCAACGACCAGCAAGAAGGAGGGTGTCTTCCAGTGTGAGGAAATCCTTGTATCAGAAACTTTATGAATTGTACATGGAAGAGTGTGAAAAAGAGCCAGAGTTAAAG AACTTTAGAAGAAATGTGAATCTATTAGAAAAGTTGGTTTCGCAGGAATCACTGTCTTGCCTGGTGGTCAATCTGTACCCTGGAAATGAAGGATACTCTCTTATGCTCAGAGGCAAAAATGGATCTG ATTCAGAGACCATTCGGCTTCCGTATGAAGAAGCAGAGTTACTGGACTACTTGGATGCTGAGGAGCTGCCACCTATTCTCGTGGATCTTTTAGAAAAATCACAA GTGAACATATTCCACTGTGGCTGTGTCATCACAGAGGTTCGAGATTACAGACAGTCAGGGAACACCAAGATGCCGTCTTATCAGAGCCGCCATGTACTGCTGAGACCCACTATGCAG ACCCTGATCTGTGATGTCCATGCCATGACAAGCGATCACCACAAGTGGACGCAG GATGATAAACTGCAGCTGGAGAGCCAGTTGATCCTGGCCACAGCAGAGCCTCTGTGCCTGGACCCTTCAATCACTGTCACCTGCACTGCCAACCGGCTGCTTTACAACAAACAGAAGATGAACACACGCTCTATGAAACG ATATTTTAAGAGGTACTCGCGAGCAGCGCTGAATCGGCAGCAGGAACTGGCTAACCTCCCTACGCCTCCTCAGCTTCGCTTGCTGGACTACCTGCAcaagaggaaagagaggaaaCCACCGCCTGTTGTAGATCTTAAGATTTCCAAGGCTGGGAAT tgtgtggacatgtggaAACAAAATGGCTGCCACCTAACTACTCCAGCAGAGATTGAT GTAGAAAAGTATGCTGTAGTGGAGAAATCAATCAAACTGGAGGATTCTCAGCCACCACAAGTTTGGCCTGCACAG GACATAAAAGATGATTACATTTTTGAGTGTGAAGTGGGTGGCCAGCCTCAGAGGACAAAGGTCACAATCTTTCAGTCTATGGGTGACCCACTGGTATATGGAAAAATCTACAGCAGCAATGACCCAAAAGTAGATGAGGATGTGTCTGACCTGCACCTCATTCACCCACC ATTCCTTCTAGGTTCAAAGGTAGATGCTGATCG GTTTTTGTCTCAGTACAAGGATGTTTATGAGACAGATTTAAAGTGTGAGGTGAAGATATTGCACAGCTCTAGCAACGTGGGAGCCCAAAGCCAGCTCTCTCCGGCAAGGGAGACAGAG GTGGATGGGATCTCGGCGTTGGTCCAGTCCTCAGTGTTGGGAAAGGGAGTTAAGCACAAGCCTCCCCCAATCAAACTGCCCTCTGGTTCTTCCACCAGCTCCTCAG GTAATCCTTACAGTACACAAGCACCCAGTGGCCATCTGAAATGTCCAACCCCTCCCCCCAGTAAGAGTCAATCTCTGTCACGGAAGCACTCCATTGAGGTGGGCCTGCTGTCTCCTGCTGCCCTCTCTCCCATGCAAA GATCTGGAACACCCAAGCCATCTACACCTACACCAACCAACACCCCATGCTCAACACCTCACCCAGTGGACATTCAGGGTGCCACACCCTCAGTGACACCCACCCCCCAGGACCCGACTGTGCCCCAGCAGCAAACACTGCTTGCCCCATTCTCACAGCAACAAATGGCACTGCCTGTTATGACCATCCCTCTTCCCACGTCCATCAGCACAGGCACGACTTCCTCGCAGGTCATGACCAACCCTGCTGGCCTCAACTTCATCAATGTGGTTGGCTCTGTCTG CAGTCCTCAGACTCTAATGGCTGGCTCTAATCCCATGCTGGGTTGTAGTCCTGGAATAAACCTGAGTGGCATTTTGCCTTCAGGAGGCCTAATGCCCAGTGCACTTCCTACCATGCAGCCTGCAGCCTCTGCAG GTGCACCTTTTGGTCTGAACAACACCCAAAGCTTGAGGCCACTCAATCTTCTTCAG ATCCCTGCTACGCCATTGATCTTTAACCCTTTACAGCAACAGCAGATCTCTCAGTTCTCTCCTCAACAACAGAGCAGTCAGTCTGCAACTTCCAGTCCCCAGCAGCAAAACGATTCG ACTGAACAGGGACTGACTGCTGAGCAGGGCCTTGCAGCACAACAGACCGCTGTCATCAACCTCACTGGGGTGGGGGGATTCATGCCTTCGCAGACAG TTGCAATTCTTGCACCAAATGCAGCAGCAAATGGCTATGGCAGCGGGGCCGGGGCCTCAGGCAGCACTGCCACGCCAACATTCCGCCAACCAACCAAGAAGTAA
- the supt20 gene encoding transcription factor SPT20 homolog isoform X1: MQQDLEYALDRAEYIVESARQRPARRRVSSSVRKSLYQKLYELYMEECEKEPELKNFRRNVNLLEKLVSQESLSCLVVNLYPGNEGYSLMLRGKNGSDSETIRLPYEEAELLDYLDAEELPPILVDLLEKSQVNIFHCGCVITEVRDYRQSGNTKMPSYQSRHVLLRPTMQTLICDVHAMTSDHHKWTQDDKLQLESQLILATAEPLCLDPSITVTCTANRLLYNKQKMNTRSMKRYFKRYSRAALNRQQELANLPTPPQLRLLDYLHKRKERKPPPVVDLKISKAGNCVDMWKQNGCHLTTPAEIDVEKYAVVEKSIKLEDSQPPQVWPAQDIKDDYIFECEVGGQPQRTKVTIFQSMGDPLVYGKIYSSNDPKVDEDVSDLHLIHPPFLLGSKVDADRFLSQYKDVYETDLKCEVKILHSSSNVGAQSQLSPARETEVDGISALVQSSVLGKGVKHKPPPIKLPSGSSTSSSGNPYSTQAPSGHLKCPTPPPSKSQSLSRKHSIEVGLLSPAALSPMQRSGTPKPSTPTPTNTPCSTPHPVDIQGATPSVTPTPQDPTVPQQQTLLAPFSQQQMALPVMTIPLPTSISTGTTSSQVMTNPAGLNFINVVGSVCSPQTLMAGSNPMLGCSPGINLSGILPSGGLMPSALPTMQPAASAGAPFGLNNTQSLRPLNLLQIPATPLIFNPLQQQQISQFSPQQQSSQSATSSPQQQNDSTEQGLTAEQGLAAQQTAVINLTGVGGFMPSQTVLSQLGCGLEGSGSSLPSPRLQQQHQPQIQLQFLHQMQQQMAMAAGPGPQAALPRQHSANQPRSKRKRSMPQPLPKS, translated from the exons ATG CAACAGGACCTAGAATATGCATTGGATAGGGCTGAG TACATTGTCGAAAGTGCTCGTCAACGACCAGCAAGAAGGAGGGTGTCTTCCAGTGTGAGGAAATCCTTGTATCAGAAACTTTATGAATTGTACATGGAAGAGTGTGAAAAAGAGCCAGAGTTAAAG AACTTTAGAAGAAATGTGAATCTATTAGAAAAGTTGGTTTCGCAGGAATCACTGTCTTGCCTGGTGGTCAATCTGTACCCTGGAAATGAAGGATACTCTCTTATGCTCAGAGGCAAAAATGGATCTG ATTCAGAGACCATTCGGCTTCCGTATGAAGAAGCAGAGTTACTGGACTACTTGGATGCTGAGGAGCTGCCACCTATTCTCGTGGATCTTTTAGAAAAATCACAA GTGAACATATTCCACTGTGGCTGTGTCATCACAGAGGTTCGAGATTACAGACAGTCAGGGAACACCAAGATGCCGTCTTATCAGAGCCGCCATGTACTGCTGAGACCCACTATGCAG ACCCTGATCTGTGATGTCCATGCCATGACAAGCGATCACCACAAGTGGACGCAG GATGATAAACTGCAGCTGGAGAGCCAGTTGATCCTGGCCACAGCAGAGCCTCTGTGCCTGGACCCTTCAATCACTGTCACCTGCACTGCCAACCGGCTGCTTTACAACAAACAGAAGATGAACACACGCTCTATGAAACG ATATTTTAAGAGGTACTCGCGAGCAGCGCTGAATCGGCAGCAGGAACTGGCTAACCTCCCTACGCCTCCTCAGCTTCGCTTGCTGGACTACCTGCAcaagaggaaagagaggaaaCCACCGCCTGTTGTAGATCTTAAGATTTCCAAGGCTGGGAAT tgtgtggacatgtggaAACAAAATGGCTGCCACCTAACTACTCCAGCAGAGATTGAT GTAGAAAAGTATGCTGTAGTGGAGAAATCAATCAAACTGGAGGATTCTCAGCCACCACAAGTTTGGCCTGCACAG GACATAAAAGATGATTACATTTTTGAGTGTGAAGTGGGTGGCCAGCCTCAGAGGACAAAGGTCACAATCTTTCAGTCTATGGGTGACCCACTGGTATATGGAAAAATCTACAGCAGCAATGACCCAAAAGTAGATGAGGATGTGTCTGACCTGCACCTCATTCACCCACC ATTCCTTCTAGGTTCAAAGGTAGATGCTGATCG GTTTTTGTCTCAGTACAAGGATGTTTATGAGACAGATTTAAAGTGTGAGGTGAAGATATTGCACAGCTCTAGCAACGTGGGAGCCCAAAGCCAGCTCTCTCCGGCAAGGGAGACAGAG GTGGATGGGATCTCGGCGTTGGTCCAGTCCTCAGTGTTGGGAAAGGGAGTTAAGCACAAGCCTCCCCCAATCAAACTGCCCTCTGGTTCTTCCACCAGCTCCTCAG GTAATCCTTACAGTACACAAGCACCCAGTGGCCATCTGAAATGTCCAACCCCTCCCCCCAGTAAGAGTCAATCTCTGTCACGGAAGCACTCCATTGAGGTGGGCCTGCTGTCTCCTGCTGCCCTCTCTCCCATGCAAA GATCTGGAACACCCAAGCCATCTACACCTACACCAACCAACACCCCATGCTCAACACCTCACCCAGTGGACATTCAGGGTGCCACACCCTCAGTGACACCCACCCCCCAGGACCCGACTGTGCCCCAGCAGCAAACACTGCTTGCCCCATTCTCACAGCAACAAATGGCACTGCCTGTTATGACCATCCCTCTTCCCACGTCCATCAGCACAGGCACGACTTCCTCGCAGGTCATGACCAACCCTGCTGGCCTCAACTTCATCAATGTGGTTGGCTCTGTCTG CAGTCCTCAGACTCTAATGGCTGGCTCTAATCCCATGCTGGGTTGTAGTCCTGGAATAAACCTGAGTGGCATTTTGCCTTCAGGAGGCCTAATGCCCAGTGCACTTCCTACCATGCAGCCTGCAGCCTCTGCAG GTGCACCTTTTGGTCTGAACAACACCCAAAGCTTGAGGCCACTCAATCTTCTTCAG ATCCCTGCTACGCCATTGATCTTTAACCCTTTACAGCAACAGCAGATCTCTCAGTTCTCTCCTCAACAACAGAGCAGTCAGTCTGCAACTTCCAGTCCCCAGCAGCAAAACGATTCG ACTGAACAGGGACTGACTGCTGAGCAGGGCCTTGCAGCACAACAGACCGCTGTCATCAACCTCACTGGGGTGGGGGGATTCATGCCTTCGCAGACAG TTCTGTCCCAGCTGGGTTGTGGTCTGGAGGGCTCTGGGTCCAGCCTGCCGTCCCCGAGGCTCCAGCAGCAGCACCAGCCACAGATCCAA TTGCAATTCTTGCACCAAATGCAGCAGCAAATGGCTATGGCAGCGGGGCCGGGGCCTCAGGCAGCACTGCCACGCCAACATTCCGCCAACCAACCAAGAAGTAAGAGGAAGCGCAGCATGCCCCAGCCCCTCCCCAAATCATGA
- the supt20 gene encoding transcription factor SPT20 homolog isoform X2, producing MQQDLEYALDRAEYIVESARQRPARRRVSSSVRKSLYQKLYELYMEECEKEPELKNFRRNVNLLEKLVSQESLSCLVVNLYPGNEGYSLMLRGKNGSDSETIRLPYEEAELLDYLDAEELPPILVDLLEKSQVNIFHCGCVITEVRDYRQSGNTKMPSYQSRHVLLRPTMQTLICDVHAMTSDHHKWTQDDKLQLESQLILATAEPLCLDPSITVTCTANRLLYNKQKMNTRSMKRYFKRYSRAALNRQQELANLPTPPQLRLLDYLHKRKERKPPPVVDLKISKAGNCVDMWKQNGCHLTTPAEIDVEKYAVVEKSIKLEDSQPPQVWPAQDIKDDYIFECEVGGQPQRTKVTIFQSMGDPLVYGKIYSSNDPKVDEDVSDLHLIHPPFLLGSKVDADRFLSQYKDVYETDLKCEVKILHSSSNVGAQSQLSPARETEVDGISALVQSSVLGKGVKHKPPPIKLPSGSSTSSSGNPYSTQAPSGHLKCPTPPPSKSQSLSRKHSIEVGLLSPAALSPMQRSGTPKPSTPTPTNTPCSTPHPVDIQGATPSVTPTPQDPTVPQQQTLLAPFSQQQMALPVMTIPLPTSISTGTTSSQVMTNPAGLNFINVVGSVCPQTLMAGSNPMLGCSPGINLSGILPSGGLMPSALPTMQPAASAGAPFGLNNTQSLRPLNLLQIPATPLIFNPLQQQQISQFSPQQQSSQSATSSPQQQNDSTEQGLTAEQGLAAQQTAVINLTGVGGFMPSQTVLSQLGCGLEGSGSSLPSPRLQQQHQPQIQLQFLHQMQQQMAMAAGPGPQAALPRQHSANQPRSKRKRSMPQPLPKS from the exons ATG CAACAGGACCTAGAATATGCATTGGATAGGGCTGAG TACATTGTCGAAAGTGCTCGTCAACGACCAGCAAGAAGGAGGGTGTCTTCCAGTGTGAGGAAATCCTTGTATCAGAAACTTTATGAATTGTACATGGAAGAGTGTGAAAAAGAGCCAGAGTTAAAG AACTTTAGAAGAAATGTGAATCTATTAGAAAAGTTGGTTTCGCAGGAATCACTGTCTTGCCTGGTGGTCAATCTGTACCCTGGAAATGAAGGATACTCTCTTATGCTCAGAGGCAAAAATGGATCTG ATTCAGAGACCATTCGGCTTCCGTATGAAGAAGCAGAGTTACTGGACTACTTGGATGCTGAGGAGCTGCCACCTATTCTCGTGGATCTTTTAGAAAAATCACAA GTGAACATATTCCACTGTGGCTGTGTCATCACAGAGGTTCGAGATTACAGACAGTCAGGGAACACCAAGATGCCGTCTTATCAGAGCCGCCATGTACTGCTGAGACCCACTATGCAG ACCCTGATCTGTGATGTCCATGCCATGACAAGCGATCACCACAAGTGGACGCAG GATGATAAACTGCAGCTGGAGAGCCAGTTGATCCTGGCCACAGCAGAGCCTCTGTGCCTGGACCCTTCAATCACTGTCACCTGCACTGCCAACCGGCTGCTTTACAACAAACAGAAGATGAACACACGCTCTATGAAACG ATATTTTAAGAGGTACTCGCGAGCAGCGCTGAATCGGCAGCAGGAACTGGCTAACCTCCCTACGCCTCCTCAGCTTCGCTTGCTGGACTACCTGCAcaagaggaaagagaggaaaCCACCGCCTGTTGTAGATCTTAAGATTTCCAAGGCTGGGAAT tgtgtggacatgtggaAACAAAATGGCTGCCACCTAACTACTCCAGCAGAGATTGAT GTAGAAAAGTATGCTGTAGTGGAGAAATCAATCAAACTGGAGGATTCTCAGCCACCACAAGTTTGGCCTGCACAG GACATAAAAGATGATTACATTTTTGAGTGTGAAGTGGGTGGCCAGCCTCAGAGGACAAAGGTCACAATCTTTCAGTCTATGGGTGACCCACTGGTATATGGAAAAATCTACAGCAGCAATGACCCAAAAGTAGATGAGGATGTGTCTGACCTGCACCTCATTCACCCACC ATTCCTTCTAGGTTCAAAGGTAGATGCTGATCG GTTTTTGTCTCAGTACAAGGATGTTTATGAGACAGATTTAAAGTGTGAGGTGAAGATATTGCACAGCTCTAGCAACGTGGGAGCCCAAAGCCAGCTCTCTCCGGCAAGGGAGACAGAG GTGGATGGGATCTCGGCGTTGGTCCAGTCCTCAGTGTTGGGAAAGGGAGTTAAGCACAAGCCTCCCCCAATCAAACTGCCCTCTGGTTCTTCCACCAGCTCCTCAG GTAATCCTTACAGTACACAAGCACCCAGTGGCCATCTGAAATGTCCAACCCCTCCCCCCAGTAAGAGTCAATCTCTGTCACGGAAGCACTCCATTGAGGTGGGCCTGCTGTCTCCTGCTGCCCTCTCTCCCATGCAAA GATCTGGAACACCCAAGCCATCTACACCTACACCAACCAACACCCCATGCTCAACACCTCACCCAGTGGACATTCAGGGTGCCACACCCTCAGTGACACCCACCCCCCAGGACCCGACTGTGCCCCAGCAGCAAACACTGCTTGCCCCATTCTCACAGCAACAAATGGCACTGCCTGTTATGACCATCCCTCTTCCCACGTCCATCAGCACAGGCACGACTTCCTCGCAGGTCATGACCAACCCTGCTGGCCTCAACTTCATCAATGTGGTTGGCTCTGTCTG TCCTCAGACTCTAATGGCTGGCTCTAATCCCATGCTGGGTTGTAGTCCTGGAATAAACCTGAGTGGCATTTTGCCTTCAGGAGGCCTAATGCCCAGTGCACTTCCTACCATGCAGCCTGCAGCCTCTGCAG GTGCACCTTTTGGTCTGAACAACACCCAAAGCTTGAGGCCACTCAATCTTCTTCAG ATCCCTGCTACGCCATTGATCTTTAACCCTTTACAGCAACAGCAGATCTCTCAGTTCTCTCCTCAACAACAGAGCAGTCAGTCTGCAACTTCCAGTCCCCAGCAGCAAAACGATTCG ACTGAACAGGGACTGACTGCTGAGCAGGGCCTTGCAGCACAACAGACCGCTGTCATCAACCTCACTGGGGTGGGGGGATTCATGCCTTCGCAGACAG TTCTGTCCCAGCTGGGTTGTGGTCTGGAGGGCTCTGGGTCCAGCCTGCCGTCCCCGAGGCTCCAGCAGCAGCACCAGCCACAGATCCAA TTGCAATTCTTGCACCAAATGCAGCAGCAAATGGCTATGGCAGCGGGGCCGGGGCCTCAGGCAGCACTGCCACGCCAACATTCCGCCAACCAACCAAGAAGTAAGAGGAAGCGCAGCATGCCCCAGCCCCTCCCCAAATCATGA